The Spirochaetota bacterium genome has a segment encoding these proteins:
- the dut gene encoding dUTP diphosphatase, which yields MVTIKIHAEPGARVPAYQSKGASGADIFAFIHGSVVLQPGDTKLIPTGITMEIPEGYEAQIRPRSGLALNHGITLLNTPGTIDSDYRGEIKIIVTNLGKKEFSIENGMRIAQMVFNKTYKGNFIVDCELSETDRHDGGFGHSGV from the coding sequence ATGGTGACAATAAAAATTCATGCAGAGCCGGGCGCACGCGTTCCCGCTTATCAAAGCAAGGGTGCTTCTGGGGCCGATATTTTCGCATTTATTCATGGTTCAGTCGTTCTCCAGCCCGGTGATACAAAACTCATCCCGACCGGCATAACTATGGAGATACCTGAAGGATATGAAGCCCAGATCCGTCCGAGGAGCGGCCTCGCCCTCAATCACGGCATTACCCTGCTCAATACCCCGGGCACGATTGATTCGGATTACCGGGGAGAGATAAAGATCATTGTGACCAATCTCGGGAAAAAAGAATTTTCCATTGAAAACGGCATGAGAATCGCGCAGATGGTTTTCAATAAAACGTATAAAGGCAATTTCATCGTTGACTGTGAATTGAGTGAAACCGACAGGCATGACGGCGGTTTCGGTCATTCAGGAGTATAG
- a CDS encoding ribonuclease J: MQDHKAIKIIPLGGLGGIGKNITLFEYKNEIIIVDCGIMFPTEETPGIDYIIPDFSYIRKNKAKVKAILVTHGHEDHIGAIPYLLQEVSVPLYATKLTIGLIQSRLEEIPPKKDPEFIEIMPRDRLLIGNFMIEFIKVNHSIIGGVGLAIQTDIGSIIHTGDFKIDFSPVDGDVTDIFRFADYGEKGVLLLMSDSTNAEREGFTKSESVLIEKLTDIFSSANGRIIVATFASNIHRIQQVMDVAQRYNRKIVISGLTMQKNVEIANSLGYLSYRDDLIIDISEASSLPNKKLVIIGTGSQGEPMSALYRMAYGTHRHFFAEKGDTVIITASVIPSNERMVTNVVNSLMKMGAEVYYDQDDDIHVSGHGSSKELKLMIAVTKPKFFMPIHGEYRHLKAHAEIAESLNIKASRILIAENGDILELSSKNFKKTGSIDLSQIYVDGKEIGDIESNVIKDRHVMSSDGIVIIAIVISEGMLMREPDIFSRGFLGTKEEKVLELIRKDANERIKKLLAEEASANDISTHLKKGVKNFIFKLTRRNPLIVVEILEV; this comes from the coding sequence ATGCAGGATCATAAGGCCATTAAAATCATCCCTCTGGGAGGACTGGGGGGCATCGGAAAAAACATAACCCTTTTTGAATACAAAAATGAAATAATCATTGTTGACTGCGGCATTATGTTTCCCACCGAGGAAACCCCCGGCATTGATTACATCATTCCTGATTTCAGCTACATCAGGAAGAACAAGGCAAAGGTCAAGGCGATCCTGGTCACGCACGGCCATGAAGATCATATCGGTGCGATACCATACCTCCTTCAGGAAGTTAGTGTCCCTCTCTACGCAACGAAGCTCACCATCGGCCTTATTCAGAGCAGGCTCGAGGAGATCCCGCCGAAAAAGGATCCGGAATTCATAGAAATTATGCCCCGCGATCGATTACTGATCGGTAATTTCATGATTGAGTTTATCAAGGTAAACCATTCCATTATCGGCGGAGTGGGCCTTGCCATTCAGACTGATATCGGCTCCATCATCCATACGGGGGATTTTAAAATAGATTTCTCTCCCGTGGACGGCGACGTCACGGATATATTCAGGTTTGCGGATTATGGCGAAAAAGGGGTCCTCCTGCTCATGTCGGATAGCACCAATGCGGAGAGGGAGGGTTTTACCAAATCTGAATCGGTGCTCATCGAAAAGCTGACCGATATCTTTTCATCGGCCAATGGCCGGATTATCGTGGCTACTTTTGCGTCAAATATACATCGGATACAGCAGGTCATGGATGTGGCCCAGCGCTATAACCGCAAGATCGTCATTTCCGGCCTGACGATGCAGAAGAACGTGGAGATCGCCAATTCCCTCGGATACCTGAGCTACCGGGATGACCTCATCATCGATATTTCGGAGGCCAGCTCCCTGCCGAATAAAAAGCTGGTCATCATTGGCACCGGCAGCCAGGGAGAGCCGATGTCCGCCCTCTACCGGATGGCCTACGGCACGCACAGGCATTTTTTCGCCGAAAAGGGCGATACGGTGATCATCACCGCATCGGTCATTCCCAGCAACGAGAGAATGGTGACGAACGTGGTTAATTCCCTCATGAAGATGGGGGCCGAGGTCTATTACGACCAGGATGACGATATCCATGTGTCGGGCCACGGCTCCTCAAAGGAACTGAAGCTCATGATAGCGGTCACAAAGCCGAAATTCTTCATGCCCATCCACGGCGAGTATCGCCACCTCAAAGCACATGCGGAAATTGCGGAATCACTCAATATCAAGGCATCGCGGATTTTGATCGCTGAAAACGGTGATATCCTAGAGCTATCATCAAAAAACTTTAAAAAAACCGGTTCAATAGATCTTTCCCAGATATATGTCGACGGCAAGGAAATCGGCGACATTGAGAGCAATGTGATCAAGGACCGCCATGTAATGTCCTCAGACGGGATCGTTATTATCGCCATTGTCATTTCGGAAGGGATGCTCATGAGGGAGCCTGATATTTTTTCCAGGGGTTTTCTCGGCACCAAAGAAGAGAAGGTCCTGGAATTGATCCGGAAAGACGCCAACGAGCGGATAAAAAAGCTTCTGGCTGAAGAGGCTTCCGCCAATGACATTTCCACCCACTTAAAAAAAGGGGTGAAAAACTTCATTTTCAAGCTGACCCGCCGGAATCCTCTTATTGTGGTTGAGATTCTGGAAGTTTAA